A DNA window from Deltaproteobacteria bacterium contains the following coding sequences:
- a CDS encoding purine-binding chemotaxis protein CheW yields the protein MTKNDSTASSSAKVTASKYLTFTLSNEVYAIEITRVKEIIGLHEITLVPQAPKYVKGVINLRGKVVPVIDLRLKFGLPSEDYTERTCIIVLEVAMDGGVLEYTGVVVDAVSEVINIDTGNIEPTPPLGVQVDTEYILGMARMGDRVRILLDIDRALGAE from the coding sequence GTGACCAAGAACGACTCTACAGCGAGCAGCTCCGCGAAGGTGACTGCATCGAAATACCTCACGTTCACTCTATCTAATGAGGTATATGCCATTGAAATTACTCGTGTAAAGGAGATCATCGGGCTGCACGAGATTACCCTTGTTCCCCAGGCGCCGAAGTACGTCAAAGGCGTGATCAACCTGAGGGGAAAAGTGGTGCCCGTCATCGATCTAAGATTGAAATTTGGCCTTCCATCGGAAGACTATACGGAACGTACGTGTATTATCGTTTTGGAAGTGGCCATGGATGGTGGGGTGCTGGAGTACACGGGCGTGGTTGTTGACGCGGTTTCAGAAGTGATAAACATCGATACCGGAAACATAGAACCCACACCCCCTTTAGGGGTCCAAGTGGATACGGAATACATACTCGGCATGGCGAGGATGGGCGATCGCGTCCGAATCCTCCTGGATATCGATCGGGCCCTGGGAGCCGAGTGA